The following proteins come from a genomic window of Maribacter sp. HTCC2170:
- a CDS encoding VCBS repeat-containing protein: MIDTIKKTISTLFICFFLISCNNEKKESEPMDTLFTMVSKDYSGLLFQNSVKQSRENNHMINSAFISGGGVAIGDINQDGLQDVFFTGNQVRDRLFLNKGNLEFEDVSDKSNIIKDNSWSTGVTIADIDNDGDQDIYVCKFTYLENEKSANQLYINNGDLTFTEQAATFGLANKGFSIQSTFFDFDNDGLLDVYIVNQPPSIPNVGNKLNYEQFSDILFSDRLYRNLGNGTFEDYTEKANVRNFGFGLSATTGDFNNDGWQDIYVTNDFDVADHLYINQKDGTFKDELKTATKHISNFSMGSDVSDYDNDGFMDVMIVDMMAEDHKRIKTNMGSMAPEQFWEIVDKGGHHQYMFNTLQRNNGNGSFSELGQLAGVTSTDWSWAPLFGDFDNDGLKDLFITNGVVSNNRNSDLTNLYEKKLDSIRQLAQRNGVNPNSMINVMDFANLAPTDKLANYIYKNAGDYTFENKIKEWGMEIPTLSNGAAYADLDLDGDLDLIINNINENVMLYKNESIEKGLGNYIRFKIVSEDNKAIQGAKVTLYENENILQSNFISNARGYMSKSEDVVHFGLGQMKIVERAVVEWPDGTITKLDNLAANKVYEVSTSVPKAEILNTEEKKSLLFSDITKSLYLNNVRHVENEYDDYESEILLPHKMSQFGPSITVGDVNGDDREDFYLGGAAGFPGKLFTQNSNNTFDEINGPWSKDSASEDMGATFVDIDGDKDLDLFVVSGGNEFDLDDPALKDRLYINNGSGSFTKNTNAIPNYLSSGSCVMPHDFDNDGDIDLFIGGRLIPRKYPHPANSVLLENKGGKFIDVTSTLAPELNELGMLTAATWTDYNGDGLVDLVVVGEWMPITIFSQNRKGGFTKSSIENTEGWYYEIKSDDLDGDGDQDLVAGNLGLNYKYKASVEAPFEVHSYDFDNNGSLDIVLSYYEHGEAFPVRGKSCSTQQIPSLSTKFPTYEEFGNSNLDNIYGQSLKTALNRKAKTFASAYLENDGSGKYSISPLHSLAQTSSINSILINDYDQDGYKDLLLVGNLYPAEIETPRNDAGTGLFLKGNGNGEFIPSSINESGFYAPQDAKNMKTIKVGEKEVILIANNNDYIQAIEYIKPN, encoded by the coding sequence ATGATTGATACTATCAAAAAAACCATTTCAACTTTATTCATTTGTTTTTTTCTTATTTCATGTAATAATGAAAAAAAAGAATCCGAGCCTATGGATACACTGTTCACAATGGTTTCAAAAGATTATTCAGGCTTACTGTTTCAAAATTCCGTAAAACAATCTAGAGAAAATAATCATATGATCAACTCGGCGTTTATTTCTGGTGGCGGAGTTGCCATAGGAGATATTAATCAAGATGGACTGCAAGACGTTTTCTTTACAGGTAATCAGGTTAGAGACCGACTTTTTCTCAACAAAGGAAATCTTGAATTTGAAGATGTTTCGGACAAATCCAATATAATAAAAGATAACAGCTGGTCTACGGGTGTAACAATTGCAGATATTGACAATGATGGTGATCAAGACATCTATGTATGTAAATTTACATATCTGGAAAATGAAAAAAGTGCTAACCAGCTATATATAAACAATGGCGACCTCACATTTACAGAGCAGGCAGCTACTTTTGGTCTTGCGAACAAAGGTTTTTCAATACAGTCCACTTTTTTTGATTTTGACAATGATGGTTTATTGGATGTTTATATTGTAAACCAACCGCCAAGTATCCCAAACGTTGGAAATAAGCTCAATTATGAACAATTTTCCGATATACTTTTTAGTGATCGTTTATACCGAAATCTAGGTAATGGCACCTTCGAAGATTATACAGAAAAGGCAAATGTTAGAAATTTTGGATTTGGGCTTTCAGCAACCACAGGAGATTTTAATAATGATGGTTGGCAAGACATATATGTGACCAACGATTTTGATGTTGCCGACCATTTGTACATAAATCAAAAAGATGGCACATTCAAAGATGAGCTTAAAACAGCAACAAAACACATTTCAAATTTCAGTATGGGGAGCGATGTTTCCGATTATGATAATGATGGTTTTATGGATGTTATGATTGTAGATATGATGGCCGAGGATCATAAAAGAATAAAAACCAATATGGGAAGTATGGCGCCTGAGCAATTTTGGGAAATTGTTGATAAAGGCGGCCATCACCAATATATGTTCAATACACTACAGAGAAATAATGGCAATGGCTCATTCAGTGAACTAGGACAACTTGCTGGTGTTACAAGTACTGATTGGAGTTGGGCACCTTTATTTGGGGATTTCGACAATGATGGTCTCAAGGATCTATTTATAACCAATGGCGTGGTTAGCAACAATCGAAACAGTGATTTAACCAACTTGTATGAGAAGAAGTTAGATAGCATTAGACAATTGGCGCAGAGGAACGGAGTGAATCCAAATTCCATGATCAATGTTATGGACTTTGCAAATTTAGCTCCGACTGATAAACTTGCGAATTATATTTACAAGAATGCAGGGGATTATACTTTTGAGAATAAAATTAAAGAATGGGGTATGGAAATACCCACATTGTCCAATGGTGCTGCCTATGCAGATTTGGACCTCGATGGAGATTTGGATTTGATAATCAATAATATCAATGAAAATGTAATGCTTTATAAGAATGAAAGTATTGAGAAGGGCTTGGGCAATTACATACGTTTCAAAATAGTGTCAGAGGACAACAAAGCTATTCAAGGAGCAAAAGTGACCTTGTATGAAAATGAAAATATTTTACAGTCCAATTTCATTTCCAACGCAAGAGGCTATATGTCTAAAAGTGAAGATGTAGTTCATTTTGGATTGGGTCAAATGAAAATAGTTGAAAGGGCAGTTGTTGAATGGCCAGATGGTACCATTACAAAGCTGGATAATTTGGCGGCCAACAAGGTTTATGAAGTATCAACTTCAGTCCCCAAAGCAGAAATCTTGAATACAGAAGAAAAAAAGAGTCTGCTCTTTTCGGACATTACAAAATCATTGTACCTCAATAATGTAAGACATGTTGAAAACGAGTATGATGATTATGAGAGCGAAATTCTACTTCCACATAAAATGTCCCAGTTTGGCCCCTCGATAACCGTTGGCGATGTAAACGGTGATGACCGCGAAGATTTTTATCTTGGTGGGGCGGCAGGATTCCCAGGTAAATTGTTCACACAAAATAGCAACAATACATTCGATGAAATAAACGGTCCATGGTCTAAAGACAGTGCAAGTGAGGATATGGGAGCTACATTTGTGGACATTGATGGTGACAAAGACCTTGATCTATTTGTAGTTAGTGGTGGTAATGAATTTGATTTGGATGACCCTGCTTTAAAAGATAGACTGTATATAAATAATGGCTCGGGTTCTTTTACAAAAAACACTAATGCCATTCCCAATTATTTGTCAAGTGGTTCCTGTGTAATGCCACATGATTTTGATAATGATGGTGATATTGACTTATTTATCGGGGGGAGACTGATTCCTCGAAAATATCCTCATCCTGCCAATAGTGTTCTACTGGAAAACAAAGGGGGCAAGTTTATCGATGTCACTTCTACCCTAGCCCCTGAGCTTAATGAATTAGGCATGCTCACAGCAGCCACTTGGACTGATTATAATGGAGATGGACTAGTTGATTTAGTCGTTGTTGGAGAATGGATGCCGATTACGATTTTCTCCCAGAATCGTAAAGGGGGATTTACTAAAAGCAGTATTGAAAATACAGAAGGTTGGTATTATGAAATAAAATCAGATGATTTAGATGGCGACGGTGATCAAGATTTAGTCGCTGGCAATCTTGGGCTTAATTATAAATACAAAGCTTCTGTTGAGGCTCCTTTCGAAGTACACAGTTATGATTTTGACAATAATGGTTCTTTAGATATTGTACTTAGTTATTATGAACATGGTGAGGCTTTTCCTGTTAGGGGTAAAAGTTGTTCAACACAACAAATCCCATCATTGAGTACCAAATTTCCAACATATGAAGAATTTGGTAATTCTAATCTAGATAATATTTATGGGCAATCATTGAAAACGGCCCTAAATAGAAAAGCTAAGACCTTTGCATCGGCATATTTAGAAAATGATGGAAGTGGTAAATACTCAATCAGTCCCCTGCACTCCTTAGCTCAAACGTCTTCAATAAATAGCATTTTAATAAATGATTATGATCAAGATGGCTATAAAGACCTATTACTAGTTGGTAATTTATATCCGGCAGAAATAGAAACTCCCAGAAATGATGCTGGCACCGGTCTATTCTTAAAAGGTAATGGCAATGGTGAATTTATACCATCATCTATAAATGAAAGTGGTTTTTATGCACCACAAGATGCAAAGAATATGAAAACAATCAAGGTTGGTGAAAAAGAGGTTATTCTTATTGCAAATAACAACGACTACATTCAGGCTATAGAATATATAAAACCAAATTAA
- a CDS encoding SusD/RagB family nutrient-binding outer membrane lipoprotein produces the protein MKKIIYIFIVALLLNTSACTDDFVELNENPYQVTDESLKQDFNNVGAFYPPMLKNLFGHQIEHNLSHDSWVRHLATPTPFVGGINNTTYYIRWNTYWNRIYGSIMAPATQVSKVAVAEGYPVFVEWAKLIKLLGMSRLTAYHGPVIYTKFGEEPATYDSEPVLYDAFFTQLDEIQAVFAANTDYTGLGKFDASYGGDVNAWMKLVNSMRLRLAIRLSKVDPALAKTQGEKAMSDPAGLIEANGDNFMVSLYGAVFPPVTISFGWGDTRMSASMESILIGYDDPRIAKFFDPATDATLYPDHAAYPYKGIRNGAELVAKGDRLDYSNISSDFKSVENRRFFTAAEVHFLKAEAALRGWTGAGDAMANYEAGVNASFEDWGAGGAATYLANDTGLPIDYDDPKATGAVNDFVNRITSTVAWDDAGTNEEKLEKIITQKWINGYTNSIEPWVDHRRTDYPKLPFNYQNDSNADWGVIPADDFLRRQVFVQSQRENNTASVAAATGFLGGPDEIGTRLWWDVDGPNF, from the coding sequence ATGAAAAAAATAATATACATATTTATTGTTGCACTTTTGTTGAACACAAGTGCATGTACGGACGATTTCGTAGAATTAAACGAAAATCCGTACCAAGTTACCGATGAGTCCTTAAAACAGGATTTCAACAATGTGGGAGCTTTTTACCCTCCAATGTTGAAAAATCTATTTGGCCATCAAATTGAACATAACTTATCCCATGATTCGTGGGTAAGGCATTTGGCCACTCCTACCCCTTTTGTAGGTGGTATTAACAATACCACTTATTATATAAGGTGGAATACGTACTGGAATAGAATTTATGGAAGTATTATGGCGCCTGCAACCCAAGTATCCAAAGTGGCAGTTGCTGAAGGTTATCCTGTATTTGTAGAATGGGCAAAACTGATTAAGTTATTGGGAATGTCTAGATTAACTGCCTATCATGGTCCAGTAATCTATACAAAATTCGGAGAAGAACCAGCTACTTATGATTCTGAACCCGTACTCTACGATGCCTTTTTCACACAGCTAGATGAAATTCAAGCCGTATTTGCAGCGAATACAGACTATACAGGACTTGGCAAGTTTGATGCCAGTTATGGAGGGGATGTCAACGCATGGATGAAACTGGTGAATAGTATGCGTTTACGTTTAGCTATTCGTCTTTCTAAAGTAGATCCTGCATTAGCTAAAACTCAAGGAGAAAAAGCAATGAGTGATCCAGCTGGATTAATTGAGGCCAATGGCGATAATTTTATGGTATCACTATACGGAGCGGTATTCCCCCCTGTTACTATTAGTTTTGGTTGGGGCGATACACGTATGAGTGCATCTATGGAATCTATTTTAATTGGTTATGATGATCCAAGGATTGCTAAATTCTTTGATCCTGCAACTGATGCTACACTTTATCCTGATCACGCGGCCTACCCATACAAAGGTATTCGAAATGGTGCTGAATTGGTGGCCAAAGGTGATCGTTTAGATTATTCCAATATTAGTTCTGATTTTAAATCTGTAGAAAATAGACGATTTTTCACAGCTGCCGAAGTGCACTTCTTAAAAGCTGAAGCTGCCTTAAGAGGTTGGACAGGCGCTGGTGATGCTATGGCCAATTATGAGGCTGGAGTCAATGCCTCATTTGAGGATTGGGGTGCTGGAGGTGCAGCTACTTATTTAGCCAATGATACCGGTTTACCTATTGATTATGATGATCCCAAAGCTACTGGGGCAGTTAATGATTTTGTTAACCGCATAACAAGCACTGTTGCATGGGATGATGCTGGAACTAATGAAGAAAAGCTAGAAAAAATCATCACACAGAAATGGATTAATGGGTATACAAACTCTATTGAACCATGGGTTGATCATAGAAGAACTGATTATCCGAAACTACCTTTCAATTATCAGAATGACAGTAACGCTGATTGGGGGGTTATCCCAGCCGATGACTTCTTGAGAAGACAGGTTTTTGTTCAAAGTCAAAGAGAGAACAATACAGCATCTGTTGCTGCGGCCACTGGCTTCCTTGGAGGTCCTGATGAAATAGGAACCAGACTTTGGTGGGATGTAGACGGACCGAATTTTTAA
- a CDS encoding SusC/RagA family TonB-linked outer membrane protein, which yields MKKKVHYFLTVLALLCIQGMIAQTKTVSGTVTDASDGSPLPGVNVLVQGTTNGAQTDFDGNYSIQASEGDVLLFSYLGMKSQSATVGSSSTINVTMEEDAEALDEVVVTALGIKRKEKTLTYAQQTVGGEELTNTRDVNFVNSISGKAAGVEIRKSSSGPGGSTKIQIRGSKSLNGDSSPLFVIDGIPMVNNKGSQPGLWDGVDQGDGLSQLNPDDIESMSILKGANAAILYGSQGANGVVIITTKSGKEGAATVQFNTGITFESIIDTPELQFRYGSEGGTKESWSTTRGDYDSNYVDDYFETGVNYFNSVSVSGGNEKTQAYFSYANTTSSGVTPMNDYGKNNLTFKQSTKLFNDKVKVTSNILLAQEKTDGRNRAGYYNNPLTGLYWFPRDRNFNDFKNNYSVPNLARNTNEMNWFIADHLQSNPYWLLNEESQEDKTSRVIGSLNIEYDISEEFKFQLRGNYDYAAKEFNNQRNAGGNTTTVPSNGRWRYEKYDDTSVYLDGILTYNETFGEDFTLSALAGGTYQKTTFGNGVAVDTGGSADGLQYANEFYFQNLLPVVQVRSTLDSRVEKQSLFANATFGYKEMLFLDVAGRNDWASTLALTGNDSYFYPSFGLTAILTEMFDMPQEISFAKFRASYASVGNEIPYNAIFPRHSINSDGSVNFNTTKPFTDAKPEIITTTEFGLDWRFFNNRLGLDLTYYNINSQDQFIRINQPIEDYTSFFVNAGEITNKGVEITLSGKPIVTEDLTWSTAFNYSNNTNEIVELHPDTQNIGQGGAEGISIRMVEGGSIGDIYARKFQRDDQGRILLDDGNGRPLRTDRELFGNAEPDYILGWSNTVNYKDWGLNVQVNGKFGGLVASQTEALLDGYGVSERSAVARDRGYEIINAVQNGSAVTQIDPFTYYDAIGGRNGIDEPHIYDRTSVRLAQLALSYNINVDSIDWVKNASVSFIGNNLFFFYKDAPFDPEIQQATGRNNVGIDNYNLPSTRTYGLNLSLTF from the coding sequence ATGAAAAAAAAAGTACATTACTTTTTGACAGTTTTGGCTCTTCTCTGCATTCAGGGAATGATTGCCCAGACTAAAACAGTATCAGGTACTGTTACTGATGCATCAGACGGATCTCCTCTTCCAGGAGTAAATGTTCTGGTACAAGGTACTACCAATGGTGCTCAGACAGATTTCGATGGAAATTATTCCATTCAGGCCTCCGAAGGAGATGTTTTATTATTTTCATATCTAGGTATGAAAAGTCAAAGTGCAACCGTTGGTTCTTCAAGTACAATCAATGTTACAATGGAAGAAGATGCCGAAGCTTTGGATGAAGTCGTTGTAACGGCCCTAGGTATTAAACGTAAGGAAAAAACCTTAACATATGCCCAACAAACTGTTGGTGGTGAGGAACTTACAAACACAAGGGACGTAAACTTTGTAAACAGTATCTCGGGTAAGGCCGCTGGTGTTGAAATCAGAAAAAGTAGTTCAGGTCCAGGTGGGTCAACCAAAATTCAAATCAGGGGTAGTAAATCTCTTAATGGAGATAGTTCTCCCTTATTTGTAATTGATGGTATACCAATGGTTAACAATAAAGGAAGTCAGCCAGGTCTTTGGGATGGGGTTGATCAAGGTGATGGTCTTTCTCAGTTGAACCCTGATGATATTGAGAGCATGAGTATCCTTAAAGGTGCGAATGCTGCTATTCTATATGGTAGCCAAGGTGCGAATGGTGTTGTCATCATTACTACAAAGAGTGGTAAAGAAGGAGCTGCAACCGTACAATTTAATACAGGTATAACTTTCGAGAGTATAATTGATACTCCTGAGCTTCAATTTAGATATGGTAGTGAAGGCGGTACTAAGGAAAGTTGGTCAACTACCAGAGGTGATTATGACAGCAATTATGTTGATGATTATTTTGAGACGGGAGTTAATTACTTCAATTCTGTTTCTGTTAGTGGTGGTAATGAAAAAACACAGGCTTATTTTTCATATGCAAATACAACTTCTTCAGGTGTAACTCCCATGAATGATTATGGGAAAAACAATTTAACCTTTAAACAATCAACGAAATTATTCAATGATAAAGTTAAGGTTACCTCTAATATTTTATTAGCTCAAGAAAAGACTGATGGTAGAAACCGTGCAGGGTACTATAATAACCCTTTAACAGGTCTATACTGGTTTCCAAGGGATAGAAATTTTAATGATTTCAAGAACAATTATAGTGTACCCAATCTAGCGAGAAACACCAATGAGATGAATTGGTTTATTGCGGATCACTTACAATCCAATCCATATTGGTTGTTAAATGAGGAATCTCAAGAAGATAAGACCAGTAGGGTTATTGGTAGTTTAAATATTGAATATGATATAAGCGAAGAGTTTAAGTTTCAACTCAGAGGAAATTATGACTATGCTGCAAAAGAATTCAATAATCAGCGTAATGCGGGAGGTAATACAACTACGGTACCTTCAAACGGACGTTGGAGGTATGAAAAATATGATGACACCAGTGTGTATTTGGATGGTATCCTAACTTATAATGAAACATTTGGTGAAGATTTCACTTTAAGCGCTTTAGCAGGTGGAACATATCAAAAAACCACGTTTGGTAATGGTGTTGCGGTAGATACGGGAGGAAGTGCAGATGGTCTTCAGTATGCCAACGAATTCTATTTCCAAAATCTTTTACCAGTTGTACAGGTGCGTTCTACTCTTGATAGTAGAGTTGAAAAGCAATCTTTGTTTGCAAATGCCACCTTTGGTTATAAAGAGATGTTGTTCTTGGATGTTGCAGGAAGAAATGACTGGGCTTCTACCCTCGCTCTTACAGGAAATGATTCTTATTTCTATCCTTCGTTTGGTCTAACGGCTATATTAACTGAAATGTTCGATATGCCTCAAGAAATCAGTTTTGCAAAATTCAGGGCGTCTTATGCCAGTGTTGGTAATGAAATCCCATATAATGCAATATTTCCAAGACACAGCATTAATTCCGATGGTTCAGTTAATTTTAACACGACAAAACCATTTACAGATGCTAAACCAGAGATTATCACTACCACTGAATTTGGATTGGATTGGAGATTCTTCAATAATCGCTTAGGTCTTGATTTAACCTATTATAATATAAATAGTCAGGATCAGTTCATTAGAATTAATCAACCTATCGAAGATTATACTTCGTTCTTTGTGAATGCAGGTGAAATCACAAATAAAGGTGTTGAAATAACACTATCTGGTAAACCCATAGTAACTGAAGATTTGACTTGGTCAACGGCGTTTAACTATTCTAACAATACGAATGAAATTGTTGAATTACATCCTGATACCCAAAACATTGGGCAGGGAGGTGCTGAAGGTATATCAATTAGAATGGTAGAAGGTGGTTCTATCGGTGATATTTATGCACGTAAATTTCAACGTGATGACCAAGGACGTATATTATTGGATGATGGAAACGGCAGGCCTTTAAGAACGGATAGAGAATTATTCGGTAATGCAGAACCTGATTATATCTTAGGTTGGAGCAACACAGTTAATTATAAAGACTGGGGATTGAATGTTCAAGTTAATGGTAAGTTCGGTGGCTTAGTGGCCAGTCAAACAGAAGCATTATTAGATGGATATGGTGTATCAGAAAGATCTGCAGTTGCTAGGGATAGAGGTTATGAGATAATCAATGCAGTACAAAATGGTTCAGCTGTTACTCAAATTGATCCTTTTACTTATTATGATGCCATTGGCGGTAGAAATGGTATTGATGAGCCACATATTTACGACAGAACCAGTGTTAGATTGGCTCAATTGGCACTTTCCTACAACATTAATGTAGATTCTATTGATTGGGTAAAAAATGCCTCGGTTTCATTTATTGGAAATAACTTGTTCTTCTTTTACAAAGACGCACCATTTGACCCTGAAATTCAACAAGCCACTGGACGAAACAATGTTGGTATTGACAACTATAATTTACCGTCAACACGGACGTACGGTCTAAACTTAAGTTTAACATTTTAA
- a CDS encoding LacI family DNA-binding transcriptional regulator encodes MNAKKHTIKDVAELAGVSKGTVDRVLHKRGKVSKKAYEKVDRALKELDFIPNPIARNLKNNKIYKIAVLLPDSNLDPYWKPARKGIKSAAQEFKPFGVLVEEFLYNPYDKESFIHRSNEAMNVDPDVVLMAPLFQEESIKVYELCKERKVLLALFNNYIDSIQGEFFIGQDLEQCGRIGANLIDKMVKKDYEIAIIHINMEPHMQLKENGFRNYFKELGYQENKLTIKRFNTSNLANFENEVFSFIKTNPNIKAFFVTNSKVHLLVAELQKFKFKCTVVGFDLLDENIKYLENGEIDFLIHQKPKRQAYLGVGYLAEYFLFGKPVPTQRFLPIDIITSENVKYYLK; translated from the coding sequence ATGAATGCCAAAAAACACACGATAAAAGATGTTGCTGAACTGGCCGGAGTATCAAAAGGTACAGTTGACAGAGTGCTGCATAAACGTGGTAAGGTTTCTAAAAAAGCTTATGAAAAAGTTGATCGGGCGTTAAAAGAATTGGATTTTATCCCCAATCCGATTGCGCGAAACCTCAAAAACAACAAAATATATAAAATAGCCGTACTTCTACCCGATTCTAATCTGGACCCATATTGGAAGCCTGCAAGGAAAGGAATCAAATCTGCAGCGCAGGAATTTAAACCTTTTGGCGTTTTGGTAGAGGAGTTTTTATATAACCCTTACGACAAAGAATCCTTTATCCACAGATCTAATGAAGCAATGAATGTGGATCCTGATGTTGTATTGATGGCGCCATTGTTTCAAGAAGAGTCAATCAAAGTTTACGAATTATGTAAAGAAAGGAAAGTTCTATTAGCTTTATTCAATAATTATATAGATTCTATACAAGGTGAGTTTTTCATTGGACAGGATTTGGAACAATGTGGAAGAATTGGGGCAAATTTGATTGACAAAATGGTAAAAAAGGATTACGAAATTGCTATTATCCACATTAACATGGAACCCCATATGCAACTAAAAGAAAATGGGTTTAGAAATTATTTTAAAGAACTCGGGTATCAAGAAAACAAATTAACAATTAAGAGATTCAATACAAGTAATCTCGCAAATTTCGAAAATGAAGTATTCTCCTTTATTAAGACCAATCCTAATATTAAGGCCTTTTTTGTAACCAACTCGAAGGTCCATTTATTGGTCGCTGAATTGCAGAAATTCAAATTTAAATGCACCGTCGTGGGTTTTGATCTTTTGGATGAAAACATTAAGTATCTTGAAAATGGAGAGATTGACTTTTTAATTCATCAAAAACCTAAAAGACAGGCTTATTTAGGCGTAGGATATTTGGCGGAGTACTTCTTATTTGGCAAACCTGTACCTACTCAAAGATTTTTACCAATAGATATTATTACTTCGGAAAATGTAAAATACTATTTAAAATGA